One genomic window of Arachis hypogaea cultivar Tifrunner chromosome 8, arahy.Tifrunner.gnm2.J5K5, whole genome shotgun sequence includes the following:
- the LOC112707272 gene encoding chitin-inducible gibberellin-responsive protein 1-like — MDSQQLYSFGVTSAGLPYIPSFPTIPSSQPNRLLGSLKFDTGNSPNSPFSTHFDSDTLSAFSDSQDQQHSPGEILSGVSTSCNSPFETNHYLHTSVSSADSNRGSFQLYSARSSLLQNANCNQKIRNVLLELESALMAPDEEEVTTSNASMVESSGPTTSGQRNRSWSHDHYGSQFVQSQGSYVTGSRQTSEFEHVMKRQKSIVEASSPPGYPSGNLKQLLVACAEAMADGNMNDFDQLISKAKGAVSITGEPLQRLGAYMVEGLVARKEASGTGIYRALKCREPEGKDLLSYMQMLFEICPYLKFGYMAANGAIAEACRDEDHIHIIDFQIAQGTQWMTLLQALAARPRGPPHVRITGIDDPVSRYARGEGLEVVGKRLAMMSEKFRIPVEFHGVPVYAPDVTRDMLNIRSGEALAVNFPLQLHHTADESVDVNNPRDGILRLVKSLSPKVVTLVEQESNTNTTPFFNRFMETLDYYLAIFESIDVTLPRNSKERINVEQHCLARDIVNIVACEGKERVERHELFGKWKSRLTMAGFRQCPLSSYVNSVIRSLLRCYSEHYSLVEKDGAMLLAWKNRNLISASAWH, encoded by the coding sequence ATGGATTCACAACAGCTATATAGTTTTGGTGTGACAAGTGCAGGACTACCTTATATTCCATCCTTCCCCACAATTCCGTCGTCGCAACCCAACAGGCTTCTTGGATCCTTGAAATTTGACACTGGGAACTCGCCCAATTCGCCCTTTTCGACTCATTTTGATTCTGATACTCTTTCAGCCTTTAGTGATAGCCAGGACCAGCAGCACAGCCCTGGAGAAATCCTATCCGGCGTCAGCACCTCGTGCAACTCGCCTTTCGAAACCAACCATTACTTGCATACATCAGTCTCGTCTGCAGACAGTAATAGGGGCAGTTTTCAACTCTATTCTGCCAGGAGCTCTCTTCTGCAGAATGCAAATTGTAACCAGAAAATTCGAAACGTGTTGCTGGAATTAGAATCTGCTCTGATGGCCCCGGACGAAGAAGAAGTCACTACATCGAATGCTTCCATGGTTGAGAGCAGTGGACCAACAACATCTGGCCAAAGAAACAGGTCATGGAGTCATGATCATTACGGCTCGCAATTTGTTCAGAGCCAGGGATCATATGTAACTGGAAGCAGGCAAACAAGTGAGTTTGAACATGTTATGAAGCGCCAGAAATCGATAGTGGAAGCATCATCGCCCCCAGGTTACCCCTCGGGAAATTTGAAACAATTGCTGGTTGCTTGTGCAGAGGCCATGGCTGATGGCAACATGAATGATTTTGATCAATTGATATCAAAGGCTAAAGGTGCTGTATCTATAACCGGTGAGCCATTGCAACGGCTCGGTGCTTACATGGTAGAAGGGCTGGTTGCTAGGAAGGAAGCATCAGGGACCGGCATCTATCGCGCCCTTAAGTGCAGAGAGCCGGAAGGCAAAGACTTACTTTCATACATGCAAATGCTGTTTGAAATCTGTCCCTATCTGAAATTTGGTTACATGGCAGCCAATGGAGCCATAGCCGAAGCGTGCCGAGATGAGGATCACATACACATAATAGACTTTCAGATTGCTCAAGGAACTCAATGGATGACTCTCCTCCAAGCTCTCGCCGCGAGACCTCGAGGACCTCCCCATGTGAGGATCACAGGGATTGATGACCCTGTTTCCAGGTATGCTCGTGGCGAAGGACTAGAGGTAGTTGGGAAAAGGCTGGCCATGATGTCTGAGAAATTTCGCATCCCGGTGGAGTTTCATGGAGTGCCGGTTTATGCTCCGGATGTGACCAGAGACATGCTAAATATCAGGTCCGGAGAGGCTTTGGCTGTGAACTTTCCTTTGCAACTTCACCATACTGCTGATGAGAGTGTTGATGTGAATAACCCAAGAGATGGAATCCTTAGACTGGTGAAGTCGCTTTCGCCCAAGGTGGTAACATTGGTGGAGCAGGAATCAAACACAAACACAACACCATTTTTCAACAGATTCATGGAGACCTTGGACTACTACTTGGCGATCTTCGAGTCTATTGATGTCACACTCCCAAGAAACAGCAAGGAGAGGATCAATGTGGAGCAGCATTGTCTGGCCAGGGATATTGTCAACATTGTGGCTTGTGAAGGGAAGGAAAGGGTCGAGCGCCACGAACTCTTCGGCAAGTGGAAGTCGAGGTTGACTATGGCCGGATTCCGGCAGTGTCCTTTGAGCTCCTATGTGAATTCTGTTATAAGAAGCCTTCTCAGGTGCTATTCTGAACACTATTCCTTGGTGGAGAAGGACGGAGCCATGTTGTTGGCATGGAAGAACAGAAATTTGATATCAGCTTCAGCATGGCACTGA
- the LOC112708424 gene encoding probable terpene synthase 2, whose translation MTVTANSDQHASSYIARPCANFRPNIWGDIFLQYHNSPLDVVNENMRQQLETCKEEVKKIFLSSSNNISQKLNIIDSMQRLGISYHFEREIDQALEQIQKISINNALDIEEGDLHSIGLLFRLLRQKGYHISSDIFNKFKNKEGKFNETIVEDVEGLWSLYEATQLSTHGEDSIDEAHDFAYTNLKSMITKNKLSTYLAKQIDQSLTLPIHKGVPRIETRRYMSFYEEDPSHDRVLLRFAKLDFNVLQKMHQKELGNITRWWKESDFATKVPYARERVVEAYLWPFSMSSEPKCSTHRRIVGKLISCICLLDDTYDAYGTLQELELFTQAIKRWNANPIKSLPTCFKVVFTAILEVVDEIESAVVDAKKSTLVSKHVKQAFLNLAEAYLLEAKWCNEDYVPTYDEYKVNGAMSSSLQLHIVAFVGLGEFATKEVFDWIFSDPTTIIKAVSLVGRLKDDLASHKFERERDHHVASAVECCMKQYGISQEETYKLIQKEIKDFWKDINEVCLNPNNHIPKAVLECVVNLGRISEFTYANFQDRFTNGEFMKECVSELLLDPIAIY comes from the exons atgacTGTTACAGCTAATTCTGATCAACATGCATCATCTTACATTGCACGACCATGTGCAAATTTTCGTCCCAACATTTGGGGGGATATTTTCCTTCAATATCATAATTCAccattg GATGTCGTGAATGAAAATATGAGGCAACAACTTGAAACATGTAAAGAGGAAGTGAAGAAGATTTTTCTATCTTCTAGCAATAATATCTCACAAAAATTAAACATCATTGACTCAATGCAACGTTTGGGTATATCTTATCATTTTGAACGTGAAATTGACCAAGCATTAGAACAAATCCAAAAGATTTCCATCAATAATGCACTCGACATAGAAGAAGGTGACCTACACTCTATTGGATTACTCTTTAGATTGCTTAGACAAAAAGGATATCACATTTCATCAG ACATATTCAACAAATTCAAGAATAAGGAGGGAAAGTTCAATGAAACCATTGTGGAAGATGTTGAAGGATTATGGAGTTTGTATGAGGCAACACAATTAAGCACTCATGGTGAAGATTCAATAGATGAAGCACATGATTTTGCTTACACTAACCTCAAGTCCATGATCACCAAAAATAAGTTGAGCACATATCTTGCTAAGCAAATTGATCAAAGCTTAACGCTACCAATTCACAAGGGAGTTCCAAGGATAGAGACAAGACGTTACATGTCCTTCTATGAAGAGGATCCTTCTCATGACAGAGTCCTTCTACGTTTTGCAAAATTAGATTTTAATGTTTTACAGAAAATGCATCAAAAAGAACTTGGAAATATCACAAG GTGGTGGAAAGAATCAGATTTTGCAACTAAGGTTCCCTATGCTAGAGAAAGGGTGGTTGAGGCATACCTTTGGCCATTTTCTATGTCTTCAGAGCCTAAATGTAGCACTCACAGAAGGATTGTTGGCAAATTGATTTCATGTATTTGTCTTCTTGATGATACTTATGATGCCTATGGCACTCTTCAAGAACTTGAACTCTTCACACAGGCAATCAAAAG ATGGAATGCTAATCCTATCAAATCTCTTCCAACATGTTTCAAAGTGGTATTTACCGCAATTTTAGAAGTGGTGGATGAAATTGAATCAGCAGTAGTAGATGCGAAAAAATCAACCCTAGTGTCGAAACATGTTAAACAAGCG TTTCTGAATTTGGCTGAAGCTTACTTGTTGGAAGCAAAATGGTGCAATGAGGATTATGTTCCAACTTATGATGAATACAAGGTTAATGGAGCTATGTCTTCTTCATTGCAACTTCACATAGTAGCATTTGTTGGTCTTGGTGAATTTGCAACCAAAGAAGTCTTTGATTGGATATTTAGTGATCCAACAACAATTATAAAAGCTGTATCACTTGTTGGCAGACTCAAGGATGATCTGGCTTCACATAAG tttGAGCGGGAAAGAGATCATCATGTTGCTTCAGCAGTTGAATGTTGCATGAAGCAATATGGAATTTCACAAGAAGAGACATACAAACTCATTCAAAAGGAAATCAAAGATTTTTGGAAGGATATAAATGAAGTGTGCCTCAATCCAAATAATCATATTCCAAAGGCAGTGCTTGAGTGTGTTGTTAATTTGGGACGTATATCTGAGTTCACATATGCAAACTTTCAAGATAGATTCACAAACGGAGAATTTATGAAAGAATGCGTTTCTGAACTACTTTTAGATCCCATCGCTATTTACTAG